Proteins co-encoded in one Muntiacus reevesi chromosome 13, mMunRee1.1, whole genome shotgun sequence genomic window:
- the PRR14L gene encoding protein PRR14L isoform X1 — MLSSGVETQPVPLDSSMSAEVQELYSELPGSASKELHADPEPSATPDVKPGASSSRVSQSRAAPLELQRTPAESCREEAPETSDHGGEPGPCGLVDPSTEGPVAPGSLDREAKAESLEQKAFSDGGDQAEVVRAPCEGAEEDLHQCPTATGEQLSPGQEDLRMQASEELLCMGLPEDGRRDTEENVQITAETLLTSTEEVQVMKVHGTKADDNEGLENGRVSQGLSAGCRGHSETDKIMTSAELSESSTLVSLEALNIVDPGLTEATPKEKECEEIRTYPSWLSLLPGNSAISKADSREEELRKLNLVCEADDNHQQDPGHHSERDSSARDSPKATRKVVLTEPSEENSKVSHFTSGLSGPGSRTTSSEKCGLEGDGLPKGSAEKTHNSCLDGNGQSPNLSSREHKQPLNPRSERELFLVNARQPGEDASRHSSGKKETTVFPKENVHDHYCTRGSPHIGCSSSFMPNYFTKAVEGVLEKNDLKITLDVHGSLANDEDHRGTFAEMSHPGPDSEGSHFPSSVRIEESEQTTTLEPSVLTEKTYSRDCESLVRTQSRNLEGRPQLNEASPNVFLIEGKSLVSLMPEDQINSITEMSKLKKDITLLPPSLELDDRPESEIAVQNAQDHGPHLGKQSTSWEVDKFAHDNKLVINKTGSECVLNQVSLNSQTHTKLPTNKEMPVAASGGSRQSQRPPSEDGAGVAAGTHPVPMKTKTKDISPPSDGSCGASSNSSTLNSRLERETEAANSGAGSLHSGLLSNKNEVAALPVEVSVRERQSVPSRDLSSCPCVRKNVPEESRCPAHAALEPSRTTLGIKNCLLTKCEDTFQHIHHHPQGSDSSVESFSCRKNCAGEGDTEDSLPGGETRDETMAGTLNSEAPDQTTQPSKEGPEEKEQDTPRETVFCRCGVSDCVAQEFNQPTNIPSPEKLFGQCPPVFSGVKNVNQATETPKQKADDALSSQGDPGRPSECRGEGNPAEETLGRDQRESPTEPDREASHSLKALPVGSGRNSSTSGRSPTKGGCGSISDCEAPTDGTADMVSTGGSDESSEGFLEGRLSGTLTGGARHARAMLLEASGSTVSQRGAPVTAFVGMIRQDPDFQHAASSASDSLNIKKSCEEKVCRPIEDCEMEVCPDPCVPDIGSIADHEPDVRVLGKINMSFNYVHHEEQVKEASLRETQGTIEGSRLEINLEQDKENTVGISSVELTSSGHQGVDSVPSRSLKSIEIMPLHPLCQKKSGTIINSEETDPPNLFKPIDGEMPFENKNNTVLPEMEGGAARSESDPSKEGSTALRAESSPLTLDAETKVKGEHAAEQQRGPWGQPPAGQESEEMAIREGGLADTPSQVSQTHLKAPRMRGDSEKRPSQKVLSHKEEEQVPQQEAHTVLEQCTASHTLSDEVQEGGDDEPTSETEVTSTKPATGASAVGPQKPTDLTEEGSCHPPRKDTESCTCPGPRTAPRRARDPCSAGREAFHGAFGNTSHRKGALPLKKQPPRTCKKVSCQELVSVGRKMSRIARSAFLKSSSETIPTKAHRFLSSHAMSVPVRPEPETAPARSLVSHVPKPKATPGLPSGGLNVRMPTKELALLSKLSILASRLAPAARTQKLRSRRCSSELLPMAKSYKQLRYRRLLDGFSCSTTQLNPCLAAGDWDRRPNSKPLTLYSLETVKMSFIDLSEKMPSLLFGSETFPVSFHVKLGPECVAESPRTFPEHCAPSRLALGEARWGCSPPPKWTFSFFLAHGCPGMASFREDPGLHDQAGAQPSVPLQDRRATALVQSRGGCSVLGLHTLLALCSPGCYRIWTKKRSCASHTPAMQRFFMTQLTQGLKGLRSPASIADKVFCSLPYSVGRVLSIWSQHGPSACPLEISTLPPSHSKWQSPLGAMSSHTVLPSMPLPGLEAAYSVGGSHMRLEPPFPALVPKSHLVTDSTVSKLLFSASEFPVPGFDELDGVTAACPRPQGSPPEQKEAEPEKRPKKVSQIRIRKTIPKPDPNLTPMGLPRPKRLKKKEFSLEEIYTNKNYKSPPANRCLETIFEEPKERNGTLISISQQKRKRVLEFQDFTVPRKRRARGKVKIAGSFTRAQKAALQSRELDALLIQKLMELETFFAKEEEEQGQPSCC; from the exons GAGGACCTCCGGATGCAGGCAAGCGAAGAACTTTTGTGCATGGGCCTCCCTGAAGATGGTCGGAGGGACACAG AAGAAAATGTACAAATCACAGCTGAAACTCTTCTGACATCTACTGAGGAAGTCCAAGTTATGAAGGTCCATGGAACTAAGGCGGATGATAACGAAGGACTCGAGAATGGCCGTGTGAGTCAGGGTCTCTCGGCTGGGTGCCGTGGACACTCAGAGACAGACAAAATCATGACCAGTGCTGAGCTTTCAGAGTCCAGCACCTTAGTTTCCCTAGAGGCTTTAAACATTGTGGACCCTGGACTAACAGAAGCAACTCCTAAAGAAAAGGAATGTGAAGAAATAAGAACTTATCCTTCTTGGTTGTCATTGTTACCAGGGAACAGTGCCATTTCCAAAGCGGACAGCAGGGAGGAAGAGTTACGTAAACTAAACCTTGTCTGTGAAGCCGACGACAATCACCAGCAGGACCCTGGCCACCATAGTGAGAGAGACAGTTCTGCACGTGACAGTCCCAAAGCCACGAGAAAGGTGGTTCTAACAGAACCCTCAGAAGAAAATTCTAAAGTTTCCCATTTCACATCAGGCTTATCTGGTCCAGGATCCAGAACAACGTCCTCAGAAAAGTGTGGTCTTGAAGGTGATGGCTTGCCAAAGGGATCCGCTGAAAAGACGCACAATTCCTGTTTGGATGGGAATGGTCAAAGCCCGAACTTGTCTTCTAGAGAACACAAACAGCCTTTGAACCCCAGGAGTGAAAGAGAACTCTTCCTTGTTAATGCCAGGCAACCAGGAGAGGATGCTAGTCGTCACTCTTCTGGAAAAAAAGAGACTACTGTCTTCCCCAAAGAAAATGTCCATGATCACTACTGCACTCGAGGCAGTCCCCATATAGGCTGCTCCAGTTCCTTCATGCCCAATTATTTTACTAAAGCCGTGGAAGGAGTGCTtgaaaaaaatgatttgaaaatcaCTTTAGACGTTCATGGTAGCTTGGCAAATGATGAGGACCACAGAGGAACTTTTGCTGAAATGAGCCATCCAGGCCCAGACTCTGAAGGGAGTCATTTTCCCTCCTCAGTGCGGATTGAAGAATCAGAACAGACAACCACTCTAGAGCCCAGTGTGCTGACTGAGAAGACTTACAGTAGAGACTGTGAGTCCTTAGTCCGTACCCAATCTAGAAATCTAGAAGGCAGACCCCAGTTAAACGAAGCCTCacctaatgtatttttaattgaagggaaaTCCCTTGTGAGTTTAATGCCAGAGGACCAGATCAATTCTATAACTGAGATGTCTAAGCTCAAGAAAGACATTACTCTGTTACCACCATCCCTAGAACTTGATGACAGGCCTGAATCAGAAATAGCCGTACAAAACGCCCAGGACCACGGTCCACATTTAGGTAAACAGAGCACCTCCTGGGAGGTGGATAAATTTGCTCATGACAACAAACTGGTTATAAACAAAACAGGAAGTGAATGTGTTTTAAATCAAGTGTCCCTTAATTCTCAAACCCACACAAAGTTGCCAACCAACAAAGAGATGCCTGTAGCAGCAAGCGGGGGTTCCCGACAGAGCCAGCGCCCTCCATCAGAGGATGGCGCAGGTGTCGCTGCCGGAACCCACCCTGTTCCCATGAAAACAAAGACGAAAGACATCTCTCCACCAAGTGATGGATCCTGTGGTGCCTCTTCAAACAGTTCCACCTTAAACAGCAGACTAGAAAGAGAGACCGAAGCAGCCAATTCGGGAGCAGGTAGTCTGCATTCTGGACTTCTCTCAAATAAGAATGAAGTGGCAGCCTTGCCTGTAGAGGTCTCTGTCCGGGAACGTCAGAGTGTTCCGTCTCGGGATCTCTCTAGCTGCCCTTGTGTGAGGAAAAACGTCCCAGAGGAGAGCAGGTGTCCTGCCCATGCTGCCCTGGAGCCCAGCAGAACTACCCTGGGCATCAAGAACTGTCTGTTAACCAAGTGTGAAGATACCTTTCAGCATATCCATCACCACCCCCAAGGGAGCGACAGCTCTGTGGAAAGCTTTAGCTGTAGAAAGAATTGTGCAGGTGAGGGAGACACTGAAGACAGCCTCCCCGGAGGTGAGACCAGAGATGAAACGATGGCAGGCACGTTAAACAGTGAAGCTCCAGACCAAACCACCCAACCAAGCAAGGAAGGgccagaagaaaaagaacaggacACACCCAGAGAGACTGTGTTCTGTCGATGTGGCGTTTCTGATTGCGTCGCACAAGAATTCAACCAACCCACAAACATTCCAAGTCCTGAAAAATTGTTTGGTCAGTGTCCTCCCGTGTTCTCCGGTGTTAAGAATGTGAACCAAGCAACTGAAACTCCCAAGCAGAAGGCAGATGATGCCCTCAGCTCCCAGGGTGACCCAGGCAGACCCAGTGAATGCAGAGGTGAAGGTAACCCAGCTGAGGAGACACTCGGCCGTGACCAGCGAGAGTCGCCCACAGAGCCTGACAGAGAGGCGAGCCACAGCCTGAAGGCTCTACCCGTTGGTTCAGGCAGAAACAGCTCAACATCTGGCAGGAGCCCCACAAAAGGGGGCTGTGGGAGCATTTCTGATTGTGAGGCGCCCACAGATGGGACAGCAGACATGGTCTCCACAGGCGGTAGTGACGAGTCCTCAGAAGGCTTTCTGGAAGGAAGGCTTTCTGGTACTCTCACTGGGGGTGCAAGGCACGCCAGGGCGATGTTGCTGGAAGCCTCAGGGAGTACGGTGTCCCAGAGGGGAGCACCTGTCACTGCTTTTGTAGGAATGATTCGCCAGGATCCGGATTTCCAACATGCTGCTTCCTCTGCATCAGACTctctcaatattaaaaaatcatgtgAAGAGAAGGTATGCAGACCCATAGAAGACTGTGAAATGGAAGTGTGTCCAGACCCTTGTGTGCCTGACATAGGGTCTATCGCAGATCATGAACCAGATGTGAGAGTATTGGGTAAAATAAATATGTCTTTCAATTATGTTCATCATGAAGAGCAAGTTAAAGAAGCATCTCTGAGAGAAACACAAGGAACAATTGAAGGATCAAGACTCGAAATAAACCTTgagcaagacaaagaaaataccGTTGGAATTTCTTCAGTAGAGTTAACATCTTCTGGACACCAGGGTGTAGACTCTGTACCCTCAAGAAGCCTGAAATCCATCGAGATAATGCCTTTGCACCCATTGTGTCAAAAAAAATCAGGAACAATTATTAATAGTGAAGAAACTGACCCCCCAAACCTTTTTAAGCCAATAGATGGTGAAATGCCTTTTGAGAATAAGAACAACACAGTCCTGCCTGAGATGGAGGGAGGAGCAGCGAGGAGTGAGAGTGATCCTAGCAAAGAAGGCAGCACAGCCCTCAGGGCGGAAAGCTCGCCTTTGACGCTAGATGCAGAAACTAAAGTGAAAGGAGAACACGCTGCAGAGCAGCAGAGGGGGCCATGGGGTCAGCCTCCTGCCGGGCAGGAGTCGGAGGAGATGGCGATCAGGGAAGGTGGTCTCGCTGACACTCCGAGCCAGGTCTCTCAGACCCACCTTAAAGCTCCGAGGATGCGGGGTGACTCGGAGAAACGACCAAGCCAGAAggttctgagccacaaggaagagGAGCAGGTACCTCAACAGGAAGCACACACAGTACTGGAACAATGCACAGCATCTCATACGTTGTCGGATGAGGTGCAGGAGGGTGGCGACGACGAGCCCACCTCAGAGACGGAAGTCACCTCAACAAAGCCGGCCACGGGCGCCTCTGCCGTGGGGCCTCAGAAGCCCACAGACCTGACGGAGGAAGGCTCGTGTCACCCCCCAAGAAAGGACACGGAGTCATGCACGTGCCCCGGCCCCCGCACTGCCCCTCGGAGGGCTCGAGACCCCTGCTCCGCCGGGCGTGAGGCCTTCCATGGTGCCTTTGGGAACACTTCTCACCGGAAGGGGGCGCTGCCCTTAAAGAAGCAGCCCCCCCGAACCTGCAAGAAAGTTTCCTGCCAGGAGCTGGTCTCCGTGGGGAGGAAAATGAGTAGAATCGCACGTTCTGCTTTCCTAAAGAGCTCCTCTGAGACCATCCCCACGaaagcacacagatttctcagttcCCATGCCATGTCTGTACCTGTGCGCCCAGAACCCGAAACAGCCCCTGCCAGAAGCCTTGTGAGCCATGTACCAAAGCCGAAGGCCACCCCAGGCCTGCCCTCGGGGGGCCTGAATGTGCGGATGCCTACCAAAGAATTGGCCTTACTCAGCAAGCTATCCATCCTCGCCTCCAGACTGGCCCCCGCTGCCAGGACCCAGAAGCTGCGGTCTCGGCGGTGCTCCTCGGAACTTCTCCCCATGGCTAAAAGCTACAAGCAGCTCCGATACCGGAGGCTCCTGGACGGCTTCTCCTGCAGCACAACGCAGCTGAACCCATGTCTGGCAGCTGGTGACTGGGACAGGAGGCCTAACAGTAAACCCCTGACGCTTTATTCGCTCGAAACTGTCAAAATGAGCTTCATAGATCTGAGCGAGAAGATGCCATCGCTGCTGTTCGGTTCCGAAACCTTCCCGGTGTCCTTCCATGTGAAGCTGGGCCCTGAGTGCGTGGCTGAGTCCCCCAGGACTTTCCCTGAGCACTGTGCGCCCTCGAGACTCGCCTTAGGAGAGGCCCGCTGGGGCTGTTCTCCACCTCCCAAGTGgaccttctccttcttcctggcCCATGGCTGCCCTGGAATGGCCTCGTTCAGGGAAGACCCCGGCCTCCATGACCAGGCAGGCGCCCAGCCTTCAGTTCCCCTCCAGGACCGCAGGGCCACTGCCCTAGTCCAGAGCAGAGGGGGCTGTTCCGTCCTTGGCCTCCACACGCTCCTAGCGCTCTGCTCCCCGGGATGCTACCGGATCTGGACGAAGAAACGGAGCTGTGCCAGCCACACGCCTGCCATGCAGaggttcttcatgacccagttaacaCAGGGCCTCAAAGGGCTGCGGTCTCCTGCCTCCATAGCTGACAAGGTCTTCTGTTCTCTGCCCTACTCGGTGGGCCGGGTGCTGTCCATCTGGAGCCAGCATGGGCCTTCCGCCTGTCCCTTGGAGATCTCCACCCTTCCACCCTCTCACAGCAAGTGGCAGTCACCTCTGGGCGCCATGAGCAG CCACACCGTATTACCGTCCATGCCTCTTCCGGGCCTGGAAGCTGCTTACAGTGTTGGCGGCAGTCACATGAG GCTGGAGCCTCCATTCCCTGCCTTGGTACCAAAGTCTCACCTGGTAACAGACTCAACTGTCAGCAAGCTCCTGTTCTCAGCCTCCGAGTTCCCGGTTCCAGGGTTTGACGAGCTGGATGGTGTGACGGCCGCCTGCCCCCGACCACAAGGCAGCCCTCCAGAACAGAAAGAG gCTGAGCCGGAGAAGAGGCCGAAGAAAGTCTCACAGATTCGCATCCGGAAAACCATTCCTAAGCCAGACCCTAACCTCACACCCATGGGCCTTCCTCGACCCAAAAG gttaaagaaaaaagagtttAGTTTAGAAGAAATATATACCAACAAGAATTATAAATCTCCTCCTGCAAACAG GTGTTTAGAGACCATTTTCGAGGAGCCTAAGGAACGAAACGGTACACTCATCTCCATCAGCCAACAGAAGAGGAAGCGAGTCCTGGAGTTTCAGGATTTCACAGTCCCTCGGAAGAGGCGTGCGCGCGGAAAGGTCAAGATAGCGGGCAGCTTTACTCGGGCCCAGAAGGCGGCCCTGCAGAGCCGGGAGCTGGACGCACTCTTGATACAGAAACTGATGGAACTGGAGACCTTCTTTGCCAAGGAAGAGGAAGAGCAGGGGCAGCCGTCCTGCTGCTGA